From the genome of Paracoccus seriniphilus, one region includes:
- a CDS encoding 6,7-dimethyl-8-ribityllumazine synthase, translated as MVSNTPHYQLALPEFADPVRLLAVVAPYYRDIADGLLAGVRQTAQQAGAALDIVEVPGALEIPGAIALAARHAHYDGYVALGCVIRGETTHYDTVCNDSSRGLTLLGLQGICIGNGILTVENIEQAEVRADPEGQNKGGGAAVAALHLVALARKWAKTPKTDALNERDLIRLAGQLEGQDRT; from the coding sequence ATGGTTTCGAATACCCCGCATTACCAGTTGGCGCTGCCAGAATTTGCCGACCCCGTCCGTCTGCTGGCAGTTGTGGCGCCCTATTATCGTGACATCGCCGATGGCTTGCTGGCTGGCGTGCGCCAGACGGCCCAGCAGGCCGGTGCCGCGCTTGATATTGTCGAGGTGCCCGGCGCGCTGGAGATTCCGGGAGCCATCGCCCTGGCCGCTCGACATGCCCATTATGACGGCTATGTCGCGCTCGGCTGCGTCATTCGGGGCGAGACCACGCATTACGACACGGTCTGCAATGACAGCTCGCGCGGGCTGACATTGCTGGGGCTGCAAGGGATCTGCATCGGCAATGGCATCCTGACTGTCGAGAACATCGAACAGGCCGAGGTTCGCGCCGATCCCGAAGGGCAGAACAAGGGCGGCGGTGCCGCTGTGGCGGCCTTGCATCTGGTCGCGCTGGCCCGCAAATGGGCCAAGACACCGAAAACGGATGCTTTGAACGAACGCGATCTGATCCGGCTGGCCGGACAACTTGAAGGACAGGACCGGACATGA
- the ribB gene encoding 3,4-dihydroxy-2-butanone-4-phosphate synthase, whose protein sequence is MQYENAGPVERDYGDAISPIEDIIEDARNGRMFILVDHEDRENEGDLVIPAQMATPDAINFMATHGRGLICLSLLGERIDALGLSLMSAKNSSRHETAFTMSIEAREGVTTGISAHDRARTISVAIDPTKGASDIATPGHVFPLRARSGGVLVRAGHTEAAVDISRLAGLNPSGVICEIMNEDGSMARLPDLIAFAQKHGLKIGTISDLIRYRRRHDNLIAERSQQPVTSLHGGDWMMRIFADETQGAEHVVLTKGDLTQGGPVLVRMHALDPLHDVLGIGRADAGTLPAAMEEIAREGRGVVVLIRDLNNTVASPDDSGPQTLRQYGLGAQILSALGLSELILLTNSAPLKVVGLDAYGLSIHSTRPIPKD, encoded by the coding sequence ATGCAATATGAGAACGCCGGACCGGTCGAGCGTGACTATGGCGACGCGATTTCACCGATCGAGGACATCATCGAGGATGCCCGCAATGGCCGGATGTTCATTCTGGTCGATCACGAGGATCGCGAGAACGAGGGTGATCTGGTCATTCCTGCCCAGATGGCGACGCCGGATGCCATCAACTTCATGGCGACCCACGGGCGCGGTCTGATCTGTCTGTCGCTGCTGGGGGAACGCATTGATGCGCTTGGTCTCAGCCTGATGAGCGCCAAGAACTCCAGCAGGCATGAAACGGCATTCACCATGTCGATCGAGGCGCGCGAAGGCGTAACCACCGGGATCAGCGCCCATGACCGCGCACGCACGATCAGCGTGGCGATCGACCCGACCAAGGGTGCCAGTGACATCGCTACGCCGGGGCATGTCTTTCCCCTGCGTGCGCGCAGTGGCGGCGTGCTTGTGCGCGCCGGCCATACCGAAGCCGCCGTGGATATCTCTCGGCTGGCCGGGCTGAACCCATCGGGCGTGATCTGCGAGATCATGAATGAAGATGGCAGCATGGCGCGCCTGCCGGACCTGATCGCCTTTGCCCAGAAGCATGGGTTGAAGATCGGCACGATCAGCGATCTGATCCGCTATCGCCGCCGCCATGACAATCTGATTGCCGAGCGCAGCCAGCAGCCCGTGACCTCGCTGCATGGCGGTGACTGGATGATGCGCATCTTTGCGGATGAGACGCAGGGGGCCGAACATGTCGTTCTGACCAAGGGCGATCTGACGCAGGGCGGCCCGGTGCTGGTGCGCATGCATGCGCTGGATCCCTTGCATGATGTTCTGGGAATCGGTCGCGCGGATGCGGGAACATTGCCAGCCGCGATGGAAGAGATCGCGCGCGAGGGCAGGGGCGTTGTCGTGCTGATCCGCGATCTGAACAATACCGTCGCCTCGCCCGACGATTCAGGGCCACAGACATTGCGCCAATATGGTCTTGGCGCCCAGATATTGTCGGCCCTGGGCCTGTCCGAACTGATCCTGCTGACGAATTCTGCACCTTTGAAGGTTGTAGGTCTTGACGCCTACGGGCTTTCGATCCATTCCACCCGGCCTATCCCGAAGGACTGA
- a CDS encoding riboflavin synthase codes for MFTGIITDIGKVRQVEMRGDMRARIGCSYDMSGVEIGASIACDGVCLTVISKGQDWFDVDISAETLSKTNIGTNGWPEGKTLNLERALRVGDELGGHIVSGHVDGVARIVEAHDDGDSLRLTFEAPPALARFIAPKGSVALNGTSLTVNEVDGCRFGINLIPHTQQVTTWGSARTGDAINLEIDTLARYVARLAEADRQLATQERN; via the coding sequence ATGTTTACCGGGATTATCACAGATATTGGCAAGGTCCGACAGGTCGAGATGCGCGGCGACATGCGCGCCCGGATTGGTTGCAGTTATGACATGTCCGGCGTGGAAATCGGCGCCTCGATCGCCTGTGATGGCGTTTGCCTGACAGTGATTTCGAAAGGTCAGGACTGGTTTGATGTCGATATCTCGGCCGAAACCCTGTCCAAGACGAATATCGGCACGAATGGCTGGCCCGAGGGCAAGACCCTGAATCTTGAACGCGCCCTGCGCGTCGGGGACGAATTGGGCGGCCATATTGTCAGTGGCCATGTCGATGGCGTCGCCAGGATCGTCGAGGCCCATGACGATGGCGACAGCCTGCGCCTGACATTTGAAGCCCCGCCTGCTCTGGCACGCTTTATCGCGCCCAAAGGCTCGGTGGCGCTGAACGGCACCTCGTTGACCGTGAATGAGGTTGATGGCTGTCGTTTCGGCATCAACCTGATTCCCCACACCCAGCAGGTCACGACCTGGGGAAGCGCCCGGACCGGCGATGCGATCAATCTCGAGATCGACACGCTGGCGCGCTATGTTGCGCGTCTGGCCGAAGCGGATCGGCAACTGGCCACTCAGGAACGGAACTGA
- a CDS encoding capsule biosynthesis protein, whose amino-acid sequence MLQGPHGPFFDRLGKMLRAAGAQVWRCGFNAGDAFFWSDKEHFIPFTGRMDEWPAFLDRILIEKGVTDIVLYGDVRPIHAMARNASREEELHFHVFEEGYLRPYWVTYERGGSNGHSMLLQIPLAQMRRALRDAPNDMRRPPAKWGDMRQHKFYGALYHFVLLVANRDYRNYTGHRSLPVIEEFRLNLMRFLLSPYYNVASFLQWRRYKFAGWPYTLVPLQLEHDSNFLGHSPFSGNREFIETVISAFAKSAPSHHHLLFKAHPLEDGRAGNRSTIQNLATQFGLADRVHYLRAGKLAELLAHARSVVTVNSTSAQQALWRGIPVKTLGRAIYAKPGIVSGQSLPEFFDKPTPPDPQSYRILRNYLLQTSQIPGGFYSRRARAHTLRLVADMILAADDPYQALARGAVAHRHQIDDIE is encoded by the coding sequence ATGCTGCAGGGCCCGCATGGCCCCTTTTTTGATCGCCTTGGAAAAATGTTGCGCGCGGCGGGCGCCCAGGTCTGGCGATGCGGTTTCAATGCCGGTGATGCGTTTTTCTGGTCGGACAAGGAACATTTCATCCCCTTCACCGGCCGCATGGACGAATGGCCGGCCTTCCTGGATCGTATCCTGATCGAAAAAGGCGTGACCGATATCGTCCTTTACGGCGATGTCCGCCCGATCCACGCCATGGCACGCAATGCCTCGCGCGAGGAAGAGCTGCATTTCCATGTCTTCGAAGAGGGTTACCTGCGCCCCTATTGGGTCACTTACGAGCGGGGCGGATCGAACGGGCATTCCATGTTGTTGCAGATTCCCCTGGCGCAAATGCGTCGGGCATTGCGGGATGCTCCGAATGATATGCGTCGCCCTCCGGCGAAATGGGGCGATATGCGCCAGCACAAGTTCTATGGCGCCCTTTATCATTTTGTCCTGCTGGTCGCGAACCGCGACTATCGCAATTACACTGGCCATCGCAGCCTGCCGGTCATCGAGGAGTTCCGGCTGAACCTGATGCGTTTCCTGCTGTCGCCCTATTACAATGTTGCATCATTCCTGCAATGGCGCCGCTACAAATTCGCGGGCTGGCCCTATACGCTGGTGCCGCTGCAACTGGAACATGACTCGAATTTTCTGGGTCATTCGCCTTTCAGCGGCAATCGCGAGTTCATCGAAACCGTGATTTCCGCCTTTGCAAAGTCAGCGCCCAGTCATCACCACCTGCTGTTCAAGGCCCATCCGCTGGAAGACGGCCGCGCCGGGAACCGCAGCACGATTCAGAACCTCGCCACACAATTCGGTCTGGCCGATCGGGTCCACTATCTGCGAGCGGGGAAGCTCGCCGAATTGCTGGCCCATGCCCGTTCGGTCGTGACCGTCAATTCGACCTCGGCGCAGCAGGCCTTGTGGCGCGGAATTCCGGTCAAGACGCTGGGGCGCGCGATCTATGCCAAGCCCGGTATCGTTTCGGGGCAATCGCTGCCAGAGTTCTTTGACAAGCCCACACCACCTGATCCGCAATCCTACCGGATTCTGCGGAACTATCTTCTGCAAACCAGCCAGATCCCCGGCGGTTTCTATTCACGGCGCGCCCGCGCGCATACGCTGCGCCTTGTGGCCGACATGATCCTTGCGGCGGATGATCCCTATCAGGCTCTTGCCAGAGGGGC